A stretch of the Massilia varians genome encodes the following:
- a CDS encoding AMP-binding protein → MTDASAALAPSGYADGFARAKLPPPGEWPEFRFDLPELRYPPRLNSVAVLFDAAAARGWDARTALVGQRERLSYAQLGARVDRIAHVLRRDLGLATGSRVLLRGANCPMMAACILAVIKAGCIAVPTMPLLRARELGVIAGRARVDAVLCAASLRLEVDAMEPGGLPLLLFDGDAPDSLEARMAAHDDPFEAPDTAADDVCLISFTSGTTGVPKGTMHFHRDLLAICDCFPRHTLRARLEDVFIGTPPLAFTFGLGGLLLFPLRVGASAVLLERLSPESLLAAIREHRATVCFTAPTYYRQMAQLAGRMEAGSLRSLSRSVSAGEALPIATREAWKLATGLDMIDGIGATEMLHIFISAAGADTRPGATGKPVPGYQACILDEQGRPVGPGVVGRLAVKGPTGCRYLDDPRQRNYVQDGWNITGDAYEMDADGYFYYRSRLDDMIISAGYNIAGAEVEEALLHHPAVAECGVVGRPDEERGQVVEAHVVLKPGVAASGELAAALQEFVKARIAPYKYPRVVRFREQLPRTETGKLQRFKLRMDAA, encoded by the coding sequence ATGACCGACGCCTCCGCAGCACTTGCGCCGTCCGGCTACGCCGACGGCTTCGCCCGCGCCAAGCTGCCGCCTCCCGGCGAGTGGCCTGAATTCCGTTTCGACCTGCCCGAGCTGCGCTACCCGCCGCGCCTGAACAGCGTGGCCGTGCTGTTCGATGCCGCCGCGGCGCGCGGCTGGGACGCGCGCACGGCCCTGGTCGGCCAGCGCGAGCGTCTCAGCTATGCCCAACTGGGCGCGCGGGTCGACCGCATCGCCCACGTGCTGCGTCGCGACCTGGGGCTGGCGACCGGCAGCCGCGTGCTGCTGCGCGGCGCCAACTGTCCCATGATGGCGGCCTGCATCCTGGCCGTGATCAAGGCCGGCTGCATCGCGGTGCCGACCATGCCGCTGCTGCGCGCCCGCGAACTGGGCGTCATCGCCGGCCGCGCGCGGGTCGACGCGGTGCTGTGCGCGGCCTCGCTGCGCCTCGAGGTCGATGCGATGGAGCCGGGCGGCCTGCCTCTGCTGCTGTTCGACGGCGATGCGCCCGATTCGCTGGAGGCGCGCATGGCGGCCCATGACGATCCGTTCGAAGCGCCCGACACCGCCGCCGACGACGTCTGCCTGATCAGCTTCACTTCCGGCACCACCGGCGTGCCGAAGGGGACCATGCACTTCCACCGCGACCTGCTGGCGATCTGCGACTGCTTCCCGCGCCACACCCTGCGCGCGCGGCTGGAGGACGTTTTCATCGGCACGCCGCCGCTGGCCTTCACCTTCGGCCTGGGCGGACTGCTGCTGTTCCCGCTGCGCGTGGGCGCCAGCGCCGTGCTGCTCGAGCGCTTGAGCCCGGAAAGCCTGCTGGCGGCGATCCGGGAACACCGCGCCACGGTGTGCTTCACCGCGCCCACCTACTACCGCCAGATGGCCCAGCTGGCCGGGCGCATGGAAGCGGGCAGCCTGCGCAGCCTGAGCCGCAGCGTGTCGGCCGGCGAGGCGCTGCCGATCGCCACCCGCGAGGCCTGGAAGCTTGCCACCGGCCTGGACATGATCGACGGGATCGGCGCCACCGAGATGCTGCACATCTTCATTTCCGCCGCCGGCGCCGATACCAGGCCGGGCGCGACCGGCAAGCCGGTGCCCGGCTACCAGGCCTGCATCCTCGACGAGCAGGGCCGGCCGGTGGGACCGGGCGTGGTCGGGCGGCTGGCGGTGAAAGGCCCGACCGGCTGCCGCTACCTGGACGATCCGCGCCAGCGCAACTACGTGCAGGACGGCTGGAACATCACCGGCGACGCCTACGAGATGGACGCCGACGGCTATTTCTACTACCGCTCGCGGCTGGACGACATGATCATCTCGGCCGGCTACAACATCGCCGGCGCCGAGGTCGAGGAAGCGCTGCTGCACCACCCGGCGGTGGCCGAATGCGGCGTGGTGGGGCGTCCCGACGAGGAGCGCGGGCAGGTGGTCGAGGCCCACGTGGTGCTCAAGCCGGGCGTGGCGGCCAGCGGCGAGCTGGCGGCGGCGCTGCAGGAATTCGTCAAGGCCCGGATCGCCCCGTACAAGTATCCGCGCGTGGTGCGGTTTCGCGAACAGCTGCCGCGCACCGAAACCGGTAAACTGCAACGGTTTAAATTACGCATGGATGCGGCTTAA
- a CDS encoding MarR family winged helix-turn-helix transcriptional regulator: MSDLDDGEEQELDLASRLTQDHHQSLKLWLRMLSCTVRIENEIRSRLRASFGITLPRFDLMAQLERHPDGLRMGELSRRMMVTGGNVTGITDQLEREGLVLRVPDPHDRRAWAVRLTPAGRAAFAEMAAVHERWIDEMLADIPQQDKTSLIALLASMKQRLNTGDGR, translated from the coding sequence ATGTCCGATCTCGACGACGGGGAAGAGCAGGAACTCGACCTGGCAAGCCGGCTGACCCAGGATCACCATCAGTCGCTCAAGCTGTGGCTGCGCATGCTGTCCTGCACGGTGCGCATCGAGAACGAGATCCGCTCGCGGCTGCGCGCCAGCTTCGGCATCACGCTGCCGCGCTTCGACCTGATGGCCCAGCTCGAGCGCCATCCGGACGGCCTGCGCATGGGGGAACTGTCGCGGCGCATGATGGTCACCGGCGGCAACGTCACCGGCATCACCGACCAGCTCGAGCGCGAAGGGCTGGTGCTGCGCGTGCCCGACCCGCACGACCGCCGCGCCTGGGCGGTGCGCCTGACCCCGGCCGGCCGCGCCGCCTTCGCCGAGATGGCGGCCGTGCATGAGCGCTGGATCGACGAGATGCTGGCCGATATCCCGCAGCAAGACAAAACCAGCCTGATCGCGCTGCTGGCATCGATGAAACAGCGCCTCAACACCGGCGACGGGCGCTAG
- a CDS encoding PAS domain-containing hybrid sensor histidine kinase/response regulator: protein MFLTASSPGQPGAVETLMAGHDWRTAACGEPGGWEPALQHAVRQMLDSAVATFIVWGSGETFLYNDAYVPVLGGRHPGALGRPFAEVWPESYPEVAGAVAQAMAGRTASFTHAPFVVTRNGAEEQAWFSFSYSPLRRLDGTVRGFVCAVTETTDLDAIQRSEAALRDAQMRLEGALGAAQVATWNWNVRENRLYADANLARLYGVPEADIDGGPVEAYLAAIHPDDVARVQARIADALATGDAFDDSYRVRGADGRWRHVEARGKVSFGDDGQAEWLPGVALDVTAQKEAEAGLRRSETRFRRLAESNVLGIVQYRFDGTLTASNDAFLDLLGVTRADFERTGLSWRALTPPEWHEADERGWAELRATGVMAPYEKEYLRSDGSRAAVYLGAANVDGSLDEGIAYMLDISGIRSAERALKESEARFRVIANAMPQSVWSTRPDGFHDYYNDQWYAFTGTPHGSTDGAGWNALFHADDQALAWERWRHSLDTGEPYEIEYRLRHHTGGYRWVLGRALPVRGEDGAIVRWMGTCTDIHEQKLTQQALQEADRRKDEFLAMLAHELRNPLAPIATAASLLAMAAQDPARVRQVGAVISRQTAHMTGLIDDLMDVSRVTRGLVSLEREELPLSQVVDDAVEQVRPLLEGRAHRLEVRLGAAGATVSGDRKRLVQVLANILGNAARYTPAGGHIVLSSSIEDGCAVLAVRDNGIGMAPELVASAFELFYQGKRSPDRSQGGLGIGLALVRSLVELHGGSVAAASEGEGRGSTFTLRLPLPEQGARAAGPAGGHAPQQAPAALRVLVVDDNTDAAELVAMFLGLLGYEVSVEFGAAAALERARQLMPHVCLLDIGLPGMDGKELARRLRRLPGLEQVRLAAMTGYGQPHDRRETEAAGFDVHFVKPVETEALAAWLAEVETPHA from the coding sequence ATGTTCCTCACCGCTTCCTCCCCCGGCCAGCCCGGCGCCGTCGAAACCCTGATGGCCGGGCACGACTGGCGCACCGCGGCTTGCGGCGAGCCCGGCGGCTGGGAGCCGGCGCTCCAGCATGCGGTACGCCAGATGCTCGACTCGGCCGTCGCCACCTTCATCGTCTGGGGCAGCGGGGAAACCTTCCTGTACAACGATGCCTACGTGCCGGTGCTGGGCGGGCGCCATCCTGGCGCGCTGGGCCGGCCGTTTGCCGAGGTGTGGCCGGAATCCTATCCCGAGGTGGCCGGGGCGGTGGCCCAGGCGATGGCGGGGCGCACGGCCAGCTTCACGCATGCGCCCTTCGTCGTCACCCGCAACGGCGCCGAGGAGCAGGCCTGGTTCTCGTTCAGCTATTCGCCGCTGCGGCGCCTGGACGGCACGGTGCGCGGCTTCGTGTGCGCGGTCACCGAGACCACCGACCTCGATGCCATCCAGCGCAGCGAGGCGGCCCTGCGCGACGCCCAGATGCGGCTCGAAGGCGCGCTCGGCGCCGCCCAGGTCGCGACCTGGAACTGGAACGTGCGCGAGAACCGCCTGTATGCCGACGCCAACCTGGCCCGCCTGTACGGCGTGCCGGAAGCGGACATCGATGGCGGACCGGTCGAGGCCTACCTGGCGGCGATCCACCCCGACGACGTGGCCCGGGTGCAGGCGCGCATCGCGGACGCGCTGGCGACCGGCGACGCCTTCGACGACAGTTACCGCGTGCGCGGCGCGGACGGCCGCTGGCGCCACGTCGAGGCGCGCGGCAAGGTGAGCTTCGGGGACGACGGACAGGCCGAGTGGCTGCCGGGCGTGGCGCTCGACGTCACGGCCCAGAAAGAGGCCGAAGCCGGCCTGCGGCGCAGCGAGACGCGGTTCCGGCGCCTGGCCGAATCGAACGTGCTCGGCATCGTGCAATACCGCTTCGACGGCACCCTGACCGCGTCGAACGATGCCTTCCTCGACCTCCTGGGGGTGACGCGCGCCGACTTCGAGCGCACCGGCCTGTCCTGGCGCGCCCTGACGCCGCCCGAATGGCACGAGGCCGACGAGCGCGGCTGGGCCGAGCTGCGCGCGACCGGCGTGATGGCGCCGTACGAAAAGGAATACCTGCGCAGCGACGGCAGCCGCGCCGCGGTCTACCTCGGCGCCGCCAACGTCGACGGTAGCCTCGACGAGGGCATCGCCTACATGCTCGACATCTCCGGCATCCGCAGCGCCGAGCGCGCCCTCAAGGAAAGCGAGGCGCGCTTCCGGGTGATCGCCAATGCCATGCCGCAATCGGTGTGGTCGACCCGTCCGGACGGCTTCCACGACTACTACAACGACCAGTGGTACGCGTTCACCGGCACGCCCCACGGTTCGACCGACGGGGCCGGCTGGAATGCCCTGTTCCATGCGGACGACCAGGCGCTGGCCTGGGAAAGATGGCGCCATTCGCTGGACACCGGCGAACCCTACGAGATCGAATACCGCCTGCGCCACCATACCGGCGGCTACCGCTGGGTGCTGGGGCGCGCGCTGCCGGTGCGCGGCGAGGATGGCGCCATCGTGCGCTGGATGGGCACCTGCACCGACATTCACGAGCAGAAGCTGACCCAGCAAGCGCTGCAGGAAGCCGACCGCCGCAAGGACGAGTTCCTGGCCATGCTGGCGCACGAGCTGCGCAACCCGCTGGCGCCGATCGCCACCGCCGCGTCGCTGCTGGCGATGGCGGCGCAGGATCCGGCGCGGGTGCGCCAGGTGGGCGCGGTGATCTCGCGCCAGACCGCCCACATGACCGGCCTGATCGACGACCTGATGGACGTCTCGCGCGTCACGCGCGGCCTGGTCAGCCTGGAGCGCGAAGAGCTGCCGCTGTCGCAGGTGGTCGACGACGCCGTCGAACAGGTGCGTCCGCTGCTCGAGGGCCGGGCGCACCGGCTCGAGGTGCGCCTGGGCGCCGCCGGCGCGACCGTGAGCGGCGACCGCAAGCGCCTGGTGCAGGTGCTGGCCAACATCCTCGGCAATGCCGCCCGGTATACGCCGGCCGGCGGCCACATCGTGCTCTCCAGCAGCATCGAGGATGGCTGCGCCGTGCTGGCGGTGCGCGACAACGGCATCGGCATGGCGCCCGAGCTGGTGGCCAGCGCCTTCGAACTGTTTTACCAGGGCAAGCGCAGCCCGGACCGCTCGCAGGGCGGGCTCGGGATCGGGCTGGCCCTGGTGCGCAGCCTGGTCGAGCTGCACGGCGGCAGCGTGGCGGCGGCCAGCGAAGGCGAAGGGCGCGGCAGCACCTTCACGCTCAGGCTGCCGTTGCCGGAGCAGGGCGCCCGCGCGGCAGGGCCGGCGGGCGGCCATGCGCCGCAGCAGGCTCCGGCCGCGCTGCGCGTGCTGGTGGTCGACGACAATACCGATGCGGCGGAACTGGTGGCGATGTTCCTGGGACTGCTCGGCTACGAAGTCAGCGTCGAGTTTGGTGCGGCGGCGGCGCTCGAGCGCGCGCGCCAGCTGATGCCGCACGTCTGCCTGCTCGACATCGGCCTGCCCGGCATGGACGGCAAGGAACTGGCGCGCCGCCTGCGCCGGCTGCCCGGCCTCGAGCAGGTCAGGCTGGCGGCCATGACCGGCTACGGCCAGCCGCACGACCGCCGCGAAACCGAAGCGGCGGGCTTCGACGTCCACTTCGTCAAGCCGGTCGAGACCGAGGCGCTGGCGGCCTGGCTGGCCGAGGTGGAAACGCCCCACGCCTGA
- a CDS encoding ATP-binding cassette domain-containing protein codes for MAVISLTQAQLAFGHVALLDHADFSLEAGERVGLIGRNGTGKSSLLKIISGRSRLDDGLLVMQQGIKIAYVEQEPVFDPESSVFDAVAAGMGEQQAMLAEYESLTGQFGGDNDEALMERMHEIQLKLDAIDGWNLAHKVDTTLDRLGLNREAKMGTLSGGMQKRVALAVALVSSPDVLLLDEPTNHLDFTSIKWLEGLLREFRGSVLFITHDRSFLDNVATRIIELDRGRLLSFPGNFSTYQERKRELLANEEVENAKFDKFLAQEEVWIRKGVQARRTRDEGRVRRLETLRLQRAARREQQGTVRLDVGAGERSGKIVAELENISKSYGEKVIVSNFTGTILRGDKVGLIGPNGAGKTTLLKIILGDETADSGSAKLGTKLNVAYFDQMRAQLNDEASLADTISPGSDWVEINGQKKHVMTYLSDFLFAPERARSPVKSLSGGERNRLLLARLFAKPANCLVLDEPTNDLDIETLELLEELLEEYTGTVFLVSHDRTFLDNVVTQVIVAEGNGLWREYVGGYTDWERTRASESAAAAKSATPAKGAATTPAAVPAAAAKAGEMSSTAQSGSGKKVKLSYKEQRELEELPQLIATLEDEQSAITAQLNSPDFYKQNPGDARRLSERHAEIDDLLLDALDRWERIEARARGEQQ; via the coding sequence ATGGCTGTCATTTCCCTCACTCAAGCGCAGCTGGCCTTCGGCCACGTCGCGCTGCTCGACCACGCTGACTTTTCCCTGGAGGCCGGCGAGCGCGTCGGCCTGATCGGCCGCAACGGCACCGGCAAATCCTCGCTGCTCAAGATCATCTCGGGCCGCTCCAGGCTCGACGACGGCCTGCTGGTCATGCAGCAGGGCATCAAGATCGCCTACGTCGAGCAGGAGCCCGTGTTCGATCCGGAATCCAGCGTGTTCGACGCGGTGGCCGCCGGCATGGGCGAGCAGCAGGCCATGCTGGCCGAGTACGAGTCCCTCACCGGGCAGTTCGGCGGCGACAACGACGAGGCCTTGATGGAGCGCATGCACGAGATCCAGCTCAAGCTCGACGCCATCGACGGCTGGAACCTGGCGCACAAGGTCGACACCACCCTCGACCGCCTCGGCCTGAACCGCGAAGCGAAGATGGGCACGCTGTCGGGCGGCATGCAAAAGCGCGTGGCGCTGGCCGTGGCCCTGGTGTCCAGCCCCGACGTGCTGCTGCTCGACGAGCCGACCAACCACCTCGACTTTACTTCGATCAAGTGGCTGGAGGGCCTGCTGCGCGAATTCCGCGGCTCGGTGCTGTTCATCACCCACGACCGCAGCTTCCTCGACAACGTCGCCACCCGCATCATCGAGCTCGACCGCGGCCGCCTGCTCTCGTTCCCGGGCAACTTCTCGACCTACCAGGAGCGCAAGCGCGAACTGCTGGCCAACGAGGAAGTCGAGAACGCCAAGTTCGACAAGTTCCTGGCCCAGGAAGAGGTCTGGATCCGCAAGGGCGTGCAGGCCCGCCGTACCCGCGACGAAGGCCGGGTGCGCCGCCTGGAAACGCTGCGCCTGCAGCGCGCCGCGCGCCGCGAGCAGCAGGGCACGGTCCGTCTCGACGTCGGCGCCGGCGAGCGCTCGGGCAAGATCGTTGCCGAGCTGGAAAATATCTCCAAGTCGTACGGTGAGAAAGTCATCGTCAGCAACTTCACCGGCACGATCCTGCGCGGCGACAAGGTTGGGCTGATCGGGCCCAACGGCGCAGGCAAGACCACGCTGCTGAAGATCATCCTGGGTGACGAGACTGCCGACAGCGGCTCGGCCAAGCTGGGGACCAAGCTGAACGTCGCCTATTTCGACCAGATGCGCGCCCAGCTCAACGACGAGGCCAGCCTGGCCGACACCATCTCGCCGGGCAGCGACTGGGTCGAGATCAACGGCCAGAAGAAGCACGTGATGACCTATCTCAGCGACTTCCTGTTCGCGCCGGAACGCGCGCGCTCGCCCGTGAAATCGCTCTCGGGCGGCGAGCGCAACCGCCTGCTGCTGGCGCGCCTGTTCGCCAAGCCGGCCAACTGCCTGGTGCTGGATGAACCGACCAACGACCTCGACATCGAAACCCTCGAACTGCTCGAAGAATTGCTCGAGGAATACACCGGCACCGTCTTCCTGGTCAGCCACGACCGCACCTTCCTCGACAACGTCGTGACCCAGGTGATCGTTGCTGAAGGGAACGGACTGTGGCGCGAATACGTCGGCGGCTATACCGATTGGGAACGTACGCGCGCCAGCGAGTCCGCGGCTGCGGCGAAGTCCGCCACTCCCGCAAAGGGCGCTGCGACCACCCCGGCGGCGGTGCCCGCCGCGGCAGCCAAAGCTGGTGAAATGTCATCTACCGCACAGAGCGGGTCTGGTAAAAAGGTAAAGTTGAGCTACAAGGAACAGCGCGAACTGGAGGAACTTCCCCAGCTCATCGCGACTCTTGAAGATGAGCAGTCGGCGATCACGGCCCAGCTGAATTCGCCCGACTTCTACAAGCAGAATCCCGGCGATGCGCGCCGCCTGAGCGAGCGCCACGCCGAGATCGACGACCTGCTGCTCGACGCCCTCGACCGCTGGGAGCGCATCGAAGCCCGCGCAAGGGGTGAGCAGCAATAA
- a CDS encoding CAAX prenyl protease-related protein has translation MTEHNDPSTAPSSAPSAAHALSVDAPLFSRAAWARILPFGAYIFFIILGDMLERTGLSRAELRWLYPVQIGVVAVLLAVFWRRYHELRAPLPGAAQLLVSVLVGIVVLVLWINLDAPWMTAGASPGYDPRTNGELDWLLIVIRIAGAALVVPVMEELFWRSFVMRWVDAADFEALEPARVGIKGFLVSVVLFGFEHNLWLAGIVAGVAYSLLYMRHRNLWSAVIAHAVTNGLLGAWVVSTGSWAFW, from the coding sequence ATGACCGAGCACAACGATCCGAGCACTGCTCCATCCTCCGCTCCATCCGCAGCCCATGCGTTATCGGTCGACGCACCCCTCTTCAGCCGCGCCGCCTGGGCGCGGATCCTGCCTTTCGGCGCCTACATCTTCTTTATCATCCTCGGCGACATGCTCGAGCGGACCGGCCTGTCGCGCGCCGAGCTGCGCTGGCTCTACCCGGTGCAGATCGGCGTCGTCGCCGTCCTGCTGGCGGTGTTCTGGCGCCGCTACCACGAGCTGCGCGCGCCGCTGCCGGGCGCGGCGCAGCTGCTGGTGTCGGTGCTGGTCGGCATCGTGGTTCTGGTTCTCTGGATTAACCTGGACGCCCCCTGGATGACGGCGGGCGCGAGCCCCGGCTACGACCCGCGCACCAACGGCGAGCTCGACTGGCTCCTGATCGTGATCCGCATCGCCGGCGCGGCCCTGGTGGTGCCCGTCATGGAAGAACTGTTCTGGCGCTCCTTCGTCATGCGCTGGGTCGATGCCGCCGACTTCGAAGCGCTGGAGCCGGCGCGGGTCGGCATCAAGGGTTTCCTGGTATCGGTCGTCCTGTTTGGTTTCGAGCACAACCTGTGGCTGGCCGGCATCGTGGCCGGCGTCGCCTACAGTCTCCTTTACATGCGTCACCGCAACCTGTGGTCCGCGGTGATCGCCCACGCTGTCACCAATGGCCTGCTGGGCGCCTGGGTGGTATCGACCGGCAGCTGGGCCTTCTGGTAA
- the epsL gene encoding XrtB/PEP-CTERM-associated polysaccharide biosynthesis outer membrane protein EpsL, translated as MKPLRHPSLRPIALFIGAMFMLPAHQAAAQQQPEEGLKLYGGIGWGYDDNLLRVPDNRPAFGGKRSDRWRQAEAGVVYNKRISRQRVAVVAKASKVDFDFFKQLDYDGRDLQATWFWELGNKFEGQAGTLYDRTLASYTDFFSDERNVRERRRKWFDAGWKMHPSWKLRTGFTNERYEYELVRQRWNNRTEKTSEVELLYRPKSGSSVGLVARRIKGEYPFRRPTTIGVLNDDFTQDELKVRVNWYATGSTSVQALAGYVRREQPSFGEGKTSGFNGRVNAYYQPRGKVTYNASLWREFAPIESTIVSYTLNRGASIGATWQATGKIKVDANAAYEQRAYNPRSVAASGLSDLDDSLKTASLRATWQVKRKIALSAGWQYQSRSGSQTLNLGKFDANTVMVNANVLF; from the coding sequence ATGAAGCCTTTACGCCACCCATCCCTCCGTCCGATCGCCTTGTTCATCGGCGCCATGTTCATGCTTCCGGCCCACCAGGCCGCCGCCCAGCAGCAGCCGGAAGAAGGCTTGAAGCTGTACGGCGGCATCGGCTGGGGCTACGACGACAACCTGCTGCGCGTGCCCGACAACCGCCCGGCCTTCGGCGGCAAGCGCAGCGACCGCTGGCGCCAGGCCGAGGCTGGCGTCGTGTACAACAAGCGCATCAGCCGCCAGCGGGTGGCGGTGGTGGCCAAGGCCTCCAAGGTCGATTTCGACTTCTTCAAGCAGCTCGACTACGACGGCCGCGACCTGCAGGCCACCTGGTTCTGGGAACTCGGCAACAAGTTCGAAGGGCAGGCCGGCACCCTGTACGACCGCACGCTGGCCTCGTACACCGACTTCTTCAGCGACGAGCGCAACGTGCGCGAGCGCCGCCGCAAGTGGTTCGACGCCGGCTGGAAGATGCACCCGAGCTGGAAGCTGCGCACCGGCTTCACCAATGAGCGCTACGAATACGAACTGGTGCGCCAGCGCTGGAACAACCGCACCGAGAAGACCTCCGAGGTCGAGCTGCTGTACCGGCCCAAGAGCGGCAGTTCGGTCGGCCTGGTGGCGCGCCGCATCAAGGGCGAGTACCCGTTCCGGCGCCCGACGACGATCGGCGTGCTGAACGACGACTTCACCCAGGACGAACTGAAAGTGCGCGTCAACTGGTACGCCACCGGTTCGACCAGCGTGCAGGCGCTGGCCGGCTACGTGCGGCGCGAACAGCCTTCGTTCGGCGAGGGCAAGACCAGCGGCTTCAACGGCCGCGTGAACGCCTATTACCAGCCGCGCGGCAAGGTGACCTACAACGCTTCGCTGTGGCGCGAATTCGCCCCGATCGAAAGCACCATCGTCAGCTACACCCTGAACCGCGGCGCCAGCATCGGCGCCACCTGGCAGGCCACCGGCAAGATCAAGGTCGACGCCAACGCCGCCTACGAGCAGCGCGCCTACAACCCGCGCTCGGTCGCGGCAAGCGGGCTGTCCGACCTGGACGACTCCCTGAAGACGGCCAGCCTGCGCGCCACCTGGCAGGTCAAGCGCAAGATCGCGCTCTCGGCCGGCTGGCAATACCAGTCGCGCAGCGGTTCGCAGACGCTGAACCTGGGCAAATTCGACGCCAACACCGTGATGGTGAACGCGAACGTGCTGTTCTGA
- a CDS encoding undecaprenyl-phosphate glucose phosphotransferase — protein MTVNDIPIISFFQRVLDPLIIMGTLYLATLYYQEPFSGYSLVLMILAFFISSSVYQHVDPYRTWRSGRMLAYARDTVFGWCLTIAVLYFLGSASGLKYFYDERVLLAWFIATPVTILASHLAVRKATGSRDRKREVRSIVVVGINDVGIKFAKVCGRHPNLFMEVCGFFEDRNDERRPSEIGHPVLGGMADVCAYVRQHNIKMIFISQPISAQPRIRKLIDELKDTTASVYFLPDVYVFDLMQARFDTVGGMPVIAISETPFMGWNSVIKRGSDIVIGSIILVLLAPLMLVIAIAVKLTSTGPVIFRQRRYGLYGEEIYVYKFRSMTVTEDGPNVVQAQKNDQRVTPIGGFLRRTSLDELPQFINVLQGRMSLVGPRPHAVAHNEQYRKLIKGYMLRHKVRPGITGWAQVNGLRGETATLDKMEARIQYDLDYLRNWSLWLDLWIIIKTVKVVLTRENAH, from the coding sequence ATGACGGTCAACGACATTCCGATCATCTCGTTTTTCCAGCGCGTGCTCGATCCCCTGATCATCATGGGGACCCTATACCTGGCCACGCTGTATTACCAGGAGCCGTTTTCCGGGTATTCGCTGGTGCTGATGATCCTGGCGTTCTTCATCTCGTCGTCGGTCTACCAGCACGTCGATCCCTACCGCACTTGGCGCAGCGGCCGCATGCTGGCCTATGCGCGCGACACGGTGTTCGGCTGGTGCCTGACCATCGCGGTGCTGTATTTCCTGGGGTCGGCCAGCGGCCTGAAGTACTTCTACGACGAGCGCGTGCTGCTGGCCTGGTTCATTGCCACGCCGGTGACGATCCTGGCCAGCCACCTGGCGGTGCGCAAGGCCACCGGCAGCCGCGACCGCAAGCGCGAAGTACGCTCGATCGTGGTGGTCGGGATCAACGACGTCGGCATCAAGTTCGCCAAGGTGTGCGGGCGCCACCCGAACCTGTTCATGGAAGTCTGCGGCTTCTTCGAGGATCGCAACGACGAGCGCCGTCCGAGCGAAATCGGGCATCCGGTGCTGGGCGGCATGGCCGACGTCTGCGCCTACGTGCGCCAGCACAACATCAAGATGATCTTCATTAGCCAGCCGATCTCGGCCCAGCCGCGCATCCGCAAGCTGATCGACGAACTGAAAGACACCACCGCCTCGGTCTATTTCCTGCCGGATGTCTACGTGTTCGACCTGATGCAGGCCAGGTTCGACACCGTCGGCGGCATGCCCGTGATCGCGATCAGCGAGACCCCTTTCATGGGCTGGAACAGCGTGATCAAGCGCGGCAGCGACATCGTGATCGGCAGCATCATCCTGGTGCTGCTGGCGCCGCTGATGCTGGTCATCGCGATCGCCGTGAAGCTCACCTCGACAGGACCGGTGATCTTCCGCCAGCGCCGCTATGGCCTGTATGGCGAAGAAATCTACGTCTACAAATTCCGCTCGATGACCGTGACCGAGGATGGCCCGAACGTGGTGCAGGCGCAAAAGAACGACCAGCGCGTGACCCCGATCGGCGGCTTCCTGCGGCGAACCTCGCTGGACGAACTGCCGCAGTTCATCAACGTGCTGCAGGGACGCATGAGCCTGGTCGGGCCGCGCCCCCACGCGGTGGCCCACAACGAGCAGTATCGCAAGCTGATCAAGGGCTACATGCTGCGCCACAAGGTGCGCCCCGGGATCACCGGCTGGGCCCAAGTGAACGGCCTGCGTGGCGAGACCGCAACGCTCGACAAGATGGAAGCGCGCATCCAGTACGACCTCGATTACCTGCGCAACTGGTCGCTGTGGCTCGACCTGTGGATCATCATCAAGACGGTGAAAGTGGTGCTGACGCGCGAGAACGCTCACTGA